Below is a window of Chryseobacterium arthrosphaerae DNA.
TGCAGATGATTCTGGCTGAAGAAATTGGTTTTGAAAACATTAAGCTTTCTAAACGCTTATCCAAAATAGAACAGGGAAATGGCTGTCAACTCACTTTTGAAGACGGAACGATCGCTAATGCAGACGCTGTTATTGGTGCAGATGGAATTAAATCAGTAGTGCGTCATCAGATTTTAAACATTGGAAAACTGAGATCTGCCAAACAGAAATGCTGGCGTGGTGTGAGCGAATTCGATTGGACAGAAAAATACAGTCATCAGGCTTATGAAGCCTGGGGAAAAGGCAGACGCTTCGGCTTCGTGAGAATTAATGATCAAAAAGTCTATTGGTACGCTGTGGTGAACGAGAATTTGGTTAAAAATCCCAATATTCCTGCTGAACTTTTTACAGAATTTAATCCAGAAATTTCCAGAATGATTTCCGAAACACCCAAAGAGAAAATATTTATCAGTGACATTACTGATCTGGAACCGATTTATGAATGGCAAAAAGATCGTGTCTGCCTGATTGGTGATGCCGCCCATGCAACGACTCCTAATATGGGACAAGGTGCCTGTCAGGCCATTGAAGATGCATATATCCTCGGAAAACTTTTTGGTGAAGGGAAAAACATGAATGAAGTCTTCACTGAATACGAAAAACTCCGTATGAAAAAAGCGCATTACATCGTCAACACAAGCTCAGCCATTGGTAAAATTTCTCATTATGAAAACAGTCTGGCAGTTTGGCTCCGTAATACTTTACTAAAGGCTACACCTGGCTCTGTCAATGAAAAACAAATGGAAAAAGTATTTGATATTTCGTACTAGAAGAAAAACAGTAAGGATATTATTCACAGAATAAAGTACGTTATCATAATATTGCCAATATTAAAGATAGAATACC
It encodes the following:
- a CDS encoding FAD-dependent monooxygenase, whose amino-acid sequence is MKIAIIGGGIGGLTTALALQKNNLDVTIYESAPEIKPVGAGIIMANNAMQIFDKFGIRHKIEKAGHKISTIKITDPQLNTLSKVQLDTFESKYGVCNIAIHRADLQMILAEEIGFENIKLSKRLSKIEQGNGCQLTFEDGTIANADAVIGADGIKSVVRHQILNIGKLRSAKQKCWRGVSEFDWTEKYSHQAYEAWGKGRRFGFVRINDQKVYWYAVVNENLVKNPNIPAELFTEFNPEISRMISETPKEKIFISDITDLEPIYEWQKDRVCLIGDAAHATTPNMGQGACQAIEDAYILGKLFGEGKNMNEVFTEYEKLRMKKAHYIVNTSSAIGKISHYENSLAVWLRNTLLKATPGSVNEKQMEKVFDISY